From the Hevea brasiliensis isolate MT/VB/25A 57/8 chromosome 15, ASM3005281v1, whole genome shotgun sequence genome, one window contains:
- the LOC110648684 gene encoding 3-ketoacyl-CoA synthase 11, giving the protein MEENKKENIENKPISVEAFSEKKNKQPNILLSVKLKYVKLGYHYLVSNAMYLLALPFLCMILAHLSTLTVEDLTELWKQLWFNFATVVVCSASILFIITLYFMSKPRKVYLVDYACYKPEPSHKCTREHYMQLSARTGVFTEESLAFLRKILERSGIGQTAYAPNGLLQIPQDQSLAESRRETEMVMFGAVDELLAKTGVNPTDIGILIVNSSLFNPQPSLSAMIVNRYKLRGNILSYSLGGMGCSAGLISINLAKDLLQGHPNSYALVVSTENITRNWYRGNERPMLVTNCLFRIGAAAILLSNRSSDRRHSKYQLIHIVRTHKGADDKCYNCVLQQEDENQVVGVSLAKELMVVAGEALKANITTLGPLVLPYSEQLLFLATLVMKKILKIKIKPYVPDFKLAFEHFCIHAGGRAVLDELEKNLGLTEWHMEPSRMTLYRFGNTSSSSLWYELAYSEAKGRIKKGDRVWQIGFGSGFKCNSAVWHALRTIYPAKEKNPWIDEINDFPAHLPKVTPIIY; this is encoded by the exons ATGGAAGAAAATAAGAAGGAAAACATAGAAAACAAGCCAATATCAGTTGAAGCTTTTTCTGAGAAAAAGAACAAGCAGCCCAACATCCTCTTATCAGTCAAACTCAAATATGTGAAACTTGGTTACCACTACTTGGTTTCCAATGCCATGTACCTCTTGGCCTTACCATTTCTCTGCATGATTTTGGCTCATCTTTCAACGCTTACCGTTGAAGATCTCACTGAGCTATGGAAGCAACTGTGGTTCAATTTTGCAACAGTTGTTGTATGCTCAGCTTCTATACTTTTTATCATCACTCTATATTTCATGAGCAAGCCAAGAAAAGTTTACTTGGTTGATTATGCTTGTTACAAGCCAGAACCATCTCATAAGTGCACCAGAGAGCATTACATGCAGCTATCTGCAAGGACAGGAGTGTTCACAGAGGAAAGTTTAGCCTTTCTAAGGAAAATCCTGGAGAGATCTGGGATTGGTCAGACGGCATATGCACCCAACGGCTTGTTGCAAATCCCTCAGGACCAGTCCTTGGCTGAGTCAAGAAGGGAGACAGAAATGGTAATGTTTGGAGCCGTTGATGAGCTCTTGGCCAAAACTGGTGTGAACCCTACAGATATAGGAATACTCATAGTGAATAGCAGTTTGTTCAATCCCCAGCCTTCTCTCTCAGCCATGATTGTCAATCGTTACAAGTTAAGAGGGAATATTTTGAGCTATAGTCTTGGTGGTATGGGTTGTAGTGCTGGACTTATTTCTATAAACCTCGCCAAAGACCTTTTACAG GGACACCCAAACTCTTACGCCTTGGTGGTAAGCACAGAAAATATCACTCGCAATTGGTATAGGGGCAACGAACGGCCAATGCTTGTCACAAACTGCCTATTCCGTATAGGAGCAGCCGCCATTCTCCTGTCCAACCGATCATCTGATCGCCGGCATTCTAAGTATCAGCTCATCCATATCGTGCGGACCCACAAGGGTGCTGATGATAAGTGCTACAACTGTGTACTGCAACAAGAAGATGAGAACCAAGTGGTTGGTGTCTCACTGGCGAAAGAACTCATGGTGGTTGCTGGAGAAGCCCTTAAGGCAAATATTACCACACTCGGGCCACTAGTTCTTCCATACTCCGAACAACTGCTATTTCTTGCAACTTTAGTTATGAAAAAGAttctcaaaataaaaataaaaccatATGTTCCAGATTTCAAGTTGGCATTTGAACACTTCTGCATCCATGCAGGAGGAAGAGCTGTTTTAGATGAGCTAGAAAAAAATCTTGGTCTCACTGAATGGCACATGGAGCCTTCAAGAATGACTCTTTATAGGTTTGGCAACACTTCTAGCAGTTCATTGTGGTATGAATTGGCTTACTCAGAGGCTAAGGGAAGGATCAAGAAGGGTGATAGGGTGTGGCAAATAGGGTTTGGTTCAGGATTCAAGTGCAACAGTGCTGTGTGGCATGCTTTAAGGACTATCTATCCGGCCAAAGAGAAGAATCCTTGGATCGATGAAATTAATGATTTTCCTGCTCACCTACCTAAAGTCACACCCATAATCTATTAG